In Clostridium thermosuccinogenes, the genomic stretch GAGTATTTGAACAGCCAGGAAGATATTGAAGTAGTAGGTATTGCCCGGGATGGGCTGGAAGCCTATGAGCTGATAACAAGCACAAAGCCGGATATAGCGATATTAGATATTATCATGCCTCATCTGGACGGATTGGGTGTACTGGAAAAGCTAAATGCAACTCAAATGGAAAAAAGACCATTATACATAATACTCTCAGCAGTTGGACAGGATAAAATCACACAAAGAGCGTTGGCTTTAGGTGCCGAATACTATGTTGTAAAACCTTTCGATATGGATGTACTGGTGTCAAGAATAAGGCAGCTGAAAGGAAGCAACCAGACGTCTGTAATCAGGCCTGAATCGATCAAGGAAGCAAAACAACCTCCTAGCCCTGAAAATTTCCAGCATAGTCTTGAGGTTGAAGTGACAAATATCATGCATGAAATAGGAATACCCGCCCATATCAAAGGCTATCAGTATCTCAGAGATGCCATAATGATGGTGGTAAAGGATCTTGATATCATAAATTCCATAACAAAGCAGTTATACCCTTCAATCGCCAGAATATACAATACTACACCCAGCAGAGTTGAAAGAGCCATAAGACATGCTATTGAGGTGGCATGGAGCAGAGGCAAAGTTGATGCTATAGATTCGCTTTTTGGATACACAGTGAGCATCGGCAAAGGTAAACCTACCAATTCCGAGTTTATAGCAATGGTGGCAGATAAGCTTAGGCTTGAGCTTAAAGTTGGATGATAAATTTCCTTTCGCATAAAGAACCGGTGGAGGTTTTGTATTCCTCCACCGGCCGATTTGCAGGTTGTAGTCGGAGTGCCTTTCAGGAGAATTTTATATATAATATCGCTTTGCATCCCTCTGAGTGAAAGGGATTTTTTTGCCTCAAAGTGTTTAAAACAAATGATACATAGGCAAATTTTAGAAATCAATATACTTCATTATTTTCCCAATACATTTCTATAACCATAGTGTACTATATAAGCATTAAAACTCACATTCCCGATGAATGTGAGTTTTTAAATCATTTGAAAAAGCGACGGAGAAAGCTCTTTTTCTTCCTATCCCTCCATTCCGCCAGAGAGCGGTCAACCTCCGAAAAATGCTTATCCAGCTTGGTTTCCAGCCTTCTCATGCTGTTTTCGACACATGCTCCCAGCTCCAGTTTTGTTTTGTTTAATTCCCGGGACAGGTGGTCTCTTGCAGAGCTGACTTCTGCAGCAACATTGGCGGAAATCTCATTTTTGAATTCATCAAAGAATTGTTTGAAATTCGTCGAATTGGTGCTCACCTCCGCAGGGACTACGGTTGTAACATAATTCTCAGATGCCAATGGCGGGGGAGTGGGCAGCATGTTCTCGGAATGCAGAATTTTTTTGATTGCCTTTATTTCCAGTCCTTCATTTCGCATATTTTTTATCTGATACATTAGATTAGCCAGTTCAGATGTATAATAACGCCTGCCGCGCTCATCCTTGGGTACGCATATGCCAAACTCTTTTTCGTAATATCTTAATGTGTGGTCAGTAACTGAAAGCTGTTCACTAAGTTCAGTGATGGTATACCTGTCTTTTATAATATCCAAGCTGTTTCCCTCCAATTACCATTTTTATCGTTTGTAAAAACTGATAGGTTAGTCAAGCATCCATATCATGTACATTTATATATAATACCATTAATGTAAATTACTGTAAACAAATATGGGCTATTTTCTCAATATTTCCAAGAGCTTTGACATATCCTCCGGCAATGGGGCAGTAAGATGCATTTCGGTTTTATCGACAGGATGCACAAACCTGACTGTATGGGAATGGAGGGCCTGCCTTTCTATCAAGGGTTGATTTTCATAAGCATTGCTGCCGGTTCCGGGGTATAAGGAGTCTCCGATCAAAGGATGCCCTATAGCCTGACAGTGGACTCTGATCTGGTGTGTCCTGCCGGTTTCTAGCCGGAATTCCAGACAGGTGGCGTTGCTTAGGCGCTCAATTACTTTATAATGTGTAACCGAAGGCGCTCCGTCCGGCGACACATGCCTTTGCATTATGCTTCCCGGCATCCGTGCTATAGGGAGATTTATGGTTCCGGTTTCCTCCTTTACCGACCCATGCACTATGCCTATATATTTTTTTATAAAACTACCGGAAGCCATTTGCCTCACGAGGGATTCCTGGATAAACTCATTTTTTGCAAATATTATAAGCCCGGAGGTATCCCTGTCCAGCCTGCTTACCGGGCGTACTTTTTTTGACATGCCTTTTTGCTTCATATAATAAACAATGCCATTGGCTATTGTCCCGGATTGGTGGTAACTGGTGGGATGAACTACCGTGTTGGGACGCTTGTTTATAACAATCATGCCGTCATCTTCAAAAACTATATCCAGATCCATTTTTTCCGGTGCTATATCATTTTCTTCCTCTGTAAAATCGACGCTAGCCTCTACAATATCTCCCGGATTGACCGTCGCATTTACAAAAACCGGAGTGGAATTACAGAATATGTTTCCGCTGTATTTCAACCTCTTTATGAGCCTTTCCGAAAGCTCCAGCTTATTTTTCAGAATGTATTTAACTGTCTTTCCTGAAGACTGGCTGTCCACAATGTATTTTAGCTTCAATTGTCTCACCCGGTTAATTATATATATATTGATAGCTTGATAATGACAGGGATTTGCAGGACAAATACTGTCCATGTGCCCAAGCGGCTATAATTATTCCGGTGCTGCCAGGCTTTTATCCCTGTTTTGATATCAATATGGTACAATATGCCCTTCCATAATTCAAGGAGGGAATTTCCTGGCCAGCTTTATGATGCTTTAAAACCGGTGTCTTCCTGAGAAACAATGCATTCTAATTTAACTCATAAGCTTTATCTCAAATTAACTGGAACAGCAAATTAATTTATCCCTCCTGTATATTGAAATGGCTTGGCCACTTGTATAAAATAGGTTATACAGGATAAAACATAATACTTGATTCAAAAGAGAAAGACGAGGATAAAAAATGAACAGCAACTCACGAAATTATTTTATTAATGAATTTGGAATAAGCAGCAGCATAATAAATATTTCCAATGAGGTAGAAAAAGAAATTGCGGAAGTTATAAAAGAAATCGACTATGTCAGTGAATACAACCAGATAAAGGTCATCCGGGCTATGCAGAAAAACAGGCTCAGCGACTCCCACTTTGCAGGGACTACAGGCTATGGATACAACGACAGGGGAAGGGAAGTGCTGGATGCTGTTTATGCAGACATTTTCAAAGCCGAGGATGCATTGGTGAGGCATCAGATTGTGTCCGGAACCCAGGCGCTGGCCGTGAGCATGTTTGGAATTTTGCGCCCCGGTGATGAATTGCTGTCGGTTACAGGCAAGCCTTATGATACACTGGAAGAAGTCATAGGAATCCGTGGGGAAGGAGGAGGCTCTCTAAAGGAGTTCGGAATTTCCTACAATCAGGTGGATTTGCTGCCGGACGGAAAGCTGGATTTCGACGGCATACGCCGGGCTATCGGCGACAAAACAAAGCTGGTGCTGATACAGCGTTCAAGGGGTTATGCCTGGAGGCCGGCCATAATGATCGATGATATTGCCAGGGCAGTGTCGCTGATTAAGAGCATAAAAAAGGACGCAGTGGTGCTGGTGGACAACTGCTATGGCGAGTTTGTGGAAGACAGGGAGCCGACGGAGGCCGGAGCAGATATGGTAGCCGGATCATTGATCAAAAACATTGGGGGAGGCCTTGCTCCAACCGGCGGATATATTGTGGGGAAAGCCGAGTGTGTTGAAAAAGCGGCATACCGTTTAACTACCCCGGGCTTGGGTAAGGAGGTAGGCTCCACCCTGGGAAATAACCGGCTGATGTTCCAGGGGTTGTTTATGGCTCCCCATGTCGTGGCAGAAAGCCTCAAAGGTGCTGTTTATTGCGCTGCCATCATGAACAGGCTTGGTTTTGAAACATCACCCATGCCTACAGAAAAGCGCGGGGATATAATCCAGGCTATAAAATTCAATAATCCCGACAGCCTTATAGCTTTCTGTCAGGGAATACAAAAAGGTTCTCCCGTGGATTCCTTTGCCACTCCTGAGCCTTGGGACATGCCAGGCTATGACTGCCCTGTAATAATGGCTGCCGGTGCATTTATACAGGGCGCATCGATAGAGTTAAGCGCCGATGCTCCGATTAAACCTCCATATATTGCCTATATGCAGGGAGGACTGGTTTATGAAAGCGTCAAGCTGGGAGTGATGAGTTCGATACAATTGATGAAAGATAGGGGTATAGTAAAAATATAATGGCATAGGACTTAACCGGCTGATTTAACCAAGCATTCACTATGCCGATCAGATTCTGACACAAACAGTGATACCTGTGCTGACAAACGGCGGTTATACCAAAATTGGATCTGGGGGTTGCAATGGGTACTAATGAAAAAGAAAAGGATAAAAAACCGCGGACGAAATATCGAAATATATTGGTGATAGTATTCCTGCTGGTATATATACCATCTTTTATCCACTGGGTATTTGGAAGAACAACGCCCACGGGGATAATACAGATGGGAAACCTTGAGGATTCCATAAACACCGATGGATGGTTTATTAGAAATGAAGTTGTGCTAAAGGCGCCCTTTGATGGCATTTGCATACCGTCCTTCAAGGAAGGGGAGAAGGTTCCTGCCAAATTCAGCATAGCCACCGTTATAAATGGTTCATCGGAAAATCTGATGAGCGAATTAAAAGAGAAGGATTTGAAAATATTAAAAGCTCAGGAGGAGAATGATGCGAATCTTGCCATATTCTCCGGTGATGTGGAAAAGCTGGATAAGGAGATAAAGCAGAACCTGCTTCGGATAATCGAAGACAGCAACAGAAACAGCATGTCGGCTTCTTATGCATTAGAAGACGAAATTGACATGCTGATCCAAAAAAGGAATATGATTAAATCCGGGGCAGGCAATGCGGAGGCTTATATAAATTCATTGCAGCAGGAAAAGCAGGAACTGCAGGAAAAACTGAAGCAGAATACCCGGGAAATAATTTCAGACTACTCCGGAATCGTTTCATATGCCGTTGATGGTTGTGAAAGTCTTCTGAAACCGGAAGGCATAAGGGAATATACTCCGGAGTTCCTGGAAGGGTTAAAGCCGATCCCTGCAGATGTCGCTTCAAGCATTAAACCGGTTGAGGCTGAGAAGCCTTTTGCCAAGGTGTTGACCGATCTGGATGTTTATATAATGTTTATCCTTGACAAAAATCATGCTTCGTTGTTTAAAACCGGTGAGTCCGTACAGATAAGATTGAATGAGATAGGAAAGATCATTGACGGAACAGTGGAATATATATCTCCTGAAACCGGTGGGAGATCCACATTGGCGGTAAAAACTTATCAGGCTGTAAGCGAGACGGCATCAATCCGCAAAACCAATGTCGATTTGATAAGAAAAAACTATGAAGGCTTAAAAGTACCCTTAAGCAGCTTAAGAAACATAAACATGGTTAACAAAAAAGCTGAAATAGTTCTGGTGAAAGCCAACTTCGCATATGTGAGGGAAGTCAGGATAAAGGCTGTGGATGAGGAGTTTGCAATATTGGATGAAGCGGAATCCGATGTGTCTCTGTATGATACTTATGTGCTAAGACCATTAAATATCGAGGAGGGGCAGTATATAAACCAATGAACAGTGGAAGCAATATTGCATCAAATGTGGAGGAAGTCCGCAAAAGGATTGCCGCTGCTGCTGAAAGAGGCGGAAGAAAGGCGGAGGATGTTCATATCATTGCTGTAACCAAAACCATGGGAGTAGACGTCATAAAGGAAGCAGTGGATGCAGGAGTTTATGATCTCGGTGAAAACAGGGTTCAGGAGCTCATGGAGAAATACGACCATATTGGTGGGGGGTGCAGATGGCATCTCATCGGCCATTTACAGACCAACAAGGTGAAATACATTATCGACAAGGTAAGCCTGATACATTCCGTAGACAGCCTTGAGCTGGTACAGGAAATTCAGAAGCGGGCAGAAAAGGCAGGGAAGGTTATGGATATCCTGATACAGGTCAATGTTTCGGGAGAAGAGTCAAAATTCGGGATATCCCCTGAGCAGGTGAGGGATTTTCTCCTTGGCATTAACGGATATAAAAACATACGGGTAAGGGGGCTTATGACTGTCGCTCCTTTTGCTGAAAACCCTGAGGAAATAAGATGGGTTTTTAGAGATTTACACAAAATATTTATTGACATAAAGCAAGAAAGAATTGATAATATATATATGGATTATCTTTCCATGGGCATGAGTAATGATTTTGAGGTTGCCGTGGAAGAGGGTGCCAACATGGTAAGGATTGGTACGGCGATTTTTGGCAGGCGTAATTATACGTAAACTGCCTTAGATATAATTTTTACAAAAGAAAACAAGGAGGGCTTTAACAATGGCAAGTTTGATTAACAAGATGCTTAATTTTGTAGGTTGGGAAAGTGAAGAAGAGGAAGAAGAAGTTGTTGATGTGGAAGATACTTCCAAAGAAGAGGTGTTGCAGCCTCAGTTTCTCCAACCGAGCCAGAAAAGGCAGCAGGGCAAGGTGGTTAATATCCACTCTGCAAGCCAGTTCAAAGTAGTAATTATACAACCTGAGAGTTTCGATGATGCTCAGGATATATGTGAGCATCTTAAGAGCAAAAAGCCTGTTGTTATAAACCTTGAAAACATGGATAAAGACAATGCTCAAAGGGTAATTGACTTTTTGAGCGGCTCCGTATATGCACTGGACGGCAGTATCCAGAAGGTTTCAAACGGAATTTTTATAATTGCTCCGAACAATGTCGACCTTATGGGAGATTTTAAAGACGAATTGAGAAATAAAGGAGTATTCTCCTGGGCAAAATAGTTGTCAGGGGTGATTCCGGAGGAATTTAAATGAACATAATTTATAATGCGTTTGATTTGCTTTTGGCGTTCATAGAGTACGCAATTTTGGCGCGGGTACTTTTGTCATGGTTTCCCATCTCAAGGGACAACCAGTTTATAAGGCTGCTTTATCAGATAACCGAACCAATACTTGCTCCAGTAAGAAACCTTATAGAGCGTACTTCCTCAGGAAGATACATGATGCTGGACTTTTCCCCGATTGTTGTGTTTTTGATAATAGGCCTGATACGGAACATATTAAGAAGATTTTTATTTTAACAGACAAAATAAGCGTTCGATTATACGGACTTTAGCCTTGATAAAGGACGCAAATGGAGCAGGGACTATCCGAACTAATGCCTGTGGAGATGGTAGGTTGCGAGCTTGATGAGGCAGGAAGCCTACGATTTTGGTCGTGGGAGGTTTTACTTAGGATTTTATATGACAAACAGAGAAAGGATTTTACAGAAAGCTACAAACATAGAGGACAAGTTGCTTCTATCCAGGATTCTGGACAGAGCTTCAAAAGCTGAAGAAATATGCGATTTCGTGTGGACGGATTTTCTTGATCCCCACCAGAGAAATGTTGCAGAAAAGGCTTTAACCGCCATGAGGGATGTGGATTATGCATTCAGCGGCGGTTATGATGATGCAGAAAGGGTTGTTATTGTTTTCAACCCTAATTTTATGTCTTTTGAGGATTTGGACCCCGGTAGAATTTTTAAGGTTATAGATGTAAGCGTAAAGGGGAAGGAAACCTTATCCCACCGGGATTATCTGGGTTCTTTGATGGGATTGGGTATTAAACGGGAAAAAATAGGCGATATTCTTGTAAGGGAAGGTTCATGCAGCATCATCACCCTGAGCGATATAGCGGAATATATAAAATATAATCTGACAAAAGTAGGTAATTCCAGAGTGGAGACCGAAATATCGGAAATTGAAGATTTGCGACTCCCGGAGCGGAAGGTCAAGGAAATAAGAACAACGGTTGCTTCCTTAAGGCTTGACTGCATTACCGGGGCGGGATATGGCATATCAAGAACCAAAGCGTCGGATTTGATCAAGGCGGAAAAGGTAAATGTAAATTGGGAACTGGAAACGAGTCTTACCAGGCAACTCAAAGCCGGAGATACGATTTCTGTGAGAGGTAAAGGCCGGGTTGTCGTGGAGGAAATAGGTTGCCCCACGAAAAAAGGTCGTATTGGGGTATTACTAAAGAAATTTATATAAGAGAGGTGTTGAAAATGAATTACAGTCCGAATGATTTGCAGAATATCACTTTTAAAAAATCCGTAATGGGTTACAGCGAAGATGCTGTTAATGAAGTGTTGGATAAAATCATAGAGGATTATACTGAGTACATACGGGAAAACATTGAATTAAAGGACAGGATTGCTGTGCTTAATGAAGGCATGCAGCATTACAAGAACATTGAAGATTCCTTGCAGAACACCCTCCTTGTAGCCCAGCAGACCAGCGAGGAAGTTAAGAAAAACGCCTATGAAAAAGCCGACAATATCATTAAGGAAGCTGAACTAAAAGCTCAGAAGATAATCAATGATGCCAATCAGGAAGTGATTAAGATAAAGTTTGAATATGAGGAGTTGAAAAAGAAGCTTCATGTATTCAAATCAAAATCCGAGACTCTGCTGCTTTCCCAGCTGGAGATACTGCGGCAGATGTTTGGAGATGACGACGATACTTGACATGGAATTGCACAATATAGTATAATCTGTAATCAGAACAATTTGAATATATCGTAAATACGATGATTGGAAAGAGTATAAGGCGACACTTTTATAGAGAGCAGGTGATGGTGGAAATCCTGTAAAGTTACCCTTAGAAAATCATCCATGAGTAGCAGCCTGAAATCTTGGTCAGAGTAAGGTATGCCGGCAAAAACCGTTATGAAATGAAGTGATTATAACACAGAAAAGCCAGCTTCGGTAGTGGTCCGTATTCTAAGTCGGATACATGGGCTTGGATATGGAATAACATGAACTTCCGTTACGGCTGGGTTTCTGTTAAGTCATAATAATTTGGGTGGTACCGCGTGAGTTATACCCTCTCGTCCCTTTACGGATGAGAGGGTTTTTTGATGCAGGGGAGTTAATTCCCATGCTGCCTGAATTGATACACCTTTCGATAGGCGTTTTGAAAGTATAAAGCATATATGTGTTAAAACCAAAATCAATACTTATGTATTTATGGCAGTAACGATGAAACATTAAT encodes the following:
- the spo0A gene encoding sporulation transcription factor Spo0A, whose protein sequence is MLAKKIQVAIADDNREFGDILCEYLNSQEDIEVVGIARDGLEAYELITSTKPDIAILDIIMPHLDGLGVLEKLNATQMEKRPLYIILSAVGQDKITQRALALGAEYYVVKPFDMDVLVSRIRQLKGSNQTSVIRPESIKEAKQPPSPENFQHSLEVEVTNIMHEIGIPAHIKGYQYLRDAIMMVVKDLDIINSITKQLYPSIARIYNTTPSRVERAIRHAIEVAWSRGKVDAIDSLFGYTVSIGKGKPTNSEFIAMVADKLRLELKVG
- a CDS encoding MerR family transcriptional regulator, with product MDIIKDRYTITELSEQLSVTDHTLRYYEKEFGICVPKDERGRRYYTSELANLMYQIKNMRNEGLEIKAIKKILHSENMLPTPPPLASENYVTTVVPAEVSTNSTNFKQFFDEFKNEISANVAAEVSSARDHLSRELNKTKLELGACVENSMRRLETKLDKHFSEVDRSLAEWRDRKKKSFLRRFFK
- a CDS encoding RluA family pseudouridine synthase, whose translation is MKLKYIVDSQSSGKTVKYILKNKLELSERLIKRLKYSGNIFCNSTPVFVNATVNPGDIVEASVDFTEEENDIAPEKMDLDIVFEDDGMIVINKRPNTVVHPTSYHQSGTIANGIVYYMKQKGMSKKVRPVSRLDRDTSGLIIFAKNEFIQESLVRQMASGSFIKKYIGIVHGSVKEETGTINLPIARMPGSIMQRHVSPDGAPSVTHYKVIERLSNATCLEFRLETGRTHQIRVHCQAIGHPLIGDSLYPGTGSNAYENQPLIERQALHSHTVRFVHPVDKTEMHLTAPLPEDMSKLLEILRK
- a CDS encoding aminotransferase class I/II-fold pyridoxal phosphate-dependent enzyme, yielding MNSNSRNYFINEFGISSSIINISNEVEKEIAEVIKEIDYVSEYNQIKVIRAMQKNRLSDSHFAGTTGYGYNDRGREVLDAVYADIFKAEDALVRHQIVSGTQALAVSMFGILRPGDELLSVTGKPYDTLEEVIGIRGEGGGSLKEFGISYNQVDLLPDGKLDFDGIRRAIGDKTKLVLIQRSRGYAWRPAIMIDDIARAVSLIKSIKKDAVVLVDNCYGEFVEDREPTEAGADMVAGSLIKNIGGGLAPTGGYIVGKAECVEKAAYRLTTPGLGKEVGSTLGNNRLMFQGLFMAPHVVAESLKGAVYCAAIMNRLGFETSPMPTEKRGDIIQAIKFNNPDSLIAFCQGIQKGSPVDSFATPEPWDMPGYDCPVIMAAGAFIQGASIELSADAPIKPPYIAYMQGGLVYESVKLGVMSSIQLMKDRGIVKI
- a CDS encoding HlyD family efflux transporter periplasmic adaptor subunit, yielding MGTNEKEKDKKPRTKYRNILVIVFLLVYIPSFIHWVFGRTTPTGIIQMGNLEDSINTDGWFIRNEVVLKAPFDGICIPSFKEGEKVPAKFSIATVINGSSENLMSELKEKDLKILKAQEENDANLAIFSGDVEKLDKEIKQNLLRIIEDSNRNSMSASYALEDEIDMLIQKRNMIKSGAGNAEAYINSLQQEKQELQEKLKQNTREIISDYSGIVSYAVDGCESLLKPEGIREYTPEFLEGLKPIPADVASSIKPVEAEKPFAKVLTDLDVYIMFILDKNHASLFKTGESVQIRLNEIGKIIDGTVEYISPETGGRSTLAVKTYQAVSETASIRKTNVDLIRKNYEGLKVPLSSLRNINMVNKKAEIVLVKANFAYVREVRIKAVDEEFAILDEAESDVSLYDTYVLRPLNIEEGQYINQ
- a CDS encoding YggS family pyridoxal phosphate-dependent enzyme, which codes for MNSGSNIASNVEEVRKRIAAAAERGGRKAEDVHIIAVTKTMGVDVIKEAVDAGVYDLGENRVQELMEKYDHIGGGCRWHLIGHLQTNKVKYIIDKVSLIHSVDSLELVQEIQKRAEKAGKVMDILIQVNVSGEESKFGISPEQVRDFLLGINGYKNIRVRGLMTVAPFAENPEEIRWVFRDLHKIFIDIKQERIDNIYMDYLSMGMSNDFEVAVEEGANMVRIGTAIFGRRNYT
- a CDS encoding cell division protein SepF, whose product is MASLINKMLNFVGWESEEEEEEVVDVEDTSKEEVLQPQFLQPSQKRQQGKVVNIHSASQFKVVIIQPESFDDAQDICEHLKSKKPVVINLENMDKDNAQRVIDFLSGSVYALDGSIQKVSNGIFIIAPNNVDLMGDFKDELRNKGVFSWAK
- a CDS encoding YggT family protein, translating into MNIIYNAFDLLLAFIEYAILARVLLSWFPISRDNQFIRLLYQITEPILAPVRNLIERTSSGRYMMLDFSPIVVFLIIGLIRNILRRFLF
- a CDS encoding RNA-binding protein codes for the protein MTNRERILQKATNIEDKLLLSRILDRASKAEEICDFVWTDFLDPHQRNVAEKALTAMRDVDYAFSGGYDDAERVVIVFNPNFMSFEDLDPGRIFKVIDVSVKGKETLSHRDYLGSLMGLGIKREKIGDILVREGSCSIITLSDIAEYIKYNLTKVGNSRVETEISEIEDLRLPERKVKEIRTTVASLRLDCITGAGYGISRTKASDLIKAEKVNVNWELETSLTRQLKAGDTISVRGKGRVVVEEIGCPTKKGRIGVLLKKFI
- a CDS encoding DivIVA domain-containing protein, with the protein product MNYSPNDLQNITFKKSVMGYSEDAVNEVLDKIIEDYTEYIRENIELKDRIAVLNEGMQHYKNIEDSLQNTLLVAQQTSEEVKKNAYEKADNIIKEAELKAQKIINDANQEVIKIKFEYEELKKKLHVFKSKSETLLLSQLEILRQMFGDDDDT